The proteins below are encoded in one region of Brassica napus cultivar Da-Ae chromosome A6, Da-Ae, whole genome shotgun sequence:
- the LOC106346730 gene encoding solanesyl diphosphate synthase 2, chloroplastic, whose amino-acid sequence MMMSCRNIDLGGTSVLDLMPCGCSSSSSPTTRGIFFGNCSKTVCSIGRRSYGAGNLVFLRRDSGSCKAIPAKPKESALVNGLGEDKTVMINLRQESRKPISLESLFEVVADDLQSLNDNLLSIVGAENPVLISAAEQIFSAGGKRMRPGLVFLVSQATAELAGLKELTVEHRRLAEIIEMIHTASLIHDDVLDESDMRRGKETVHELFGTRVAVLAGDFMFAQASWYLANLENLEVIKLISQVIKDFASGEIKQASSLFDCDVKLDDYLLKSYYKTASLVAASTKGAAIFSSVESEVAEQMYQFGKNLGLSFQVVDDILDFTQSSEQLGKPAANDLAKGNITAPVIFALENEPRLREIIESEFCEPGSLEEAIEMVRSGGGIKRAQELAKEKAELALTNLSCLPRSGFRSALEDMVMFNLERID is encoded by the exons ATGATGATGTCTTGTCGGAATATAGACTTGGGTGGTACGAGTGTTCTTGATCTGATGCCATGCGGGTGCTCTTCTAGCTCTTCTCCTACAACTCGTGGAATCTTCTTTGGGAACTGTTCGAAGACAGTTTGTAGTATTGGTAGAAGAAGCTACGGTGCTGGAAACTTGGTATTTCTCCGGCGAGATTCAGGGAGCTGCAAAGCGATTCCGGCGAAACCCAAGGAGAGTGCTCTGGTCAATG GTCTTGGTGAAGATAAAACAGTGATGATCAATCTGAGGCAAGAGTCACGAAAGCCAATATCTTTGGAGAGTCTGTTTGAAGTAGTGGCTGATGATCTACAGAGTTTGAACGACAATCTTCTCTCG ATTGTTGGTGCAGAGAATCCGGTTCTGATATCTGCAGCTGAGCAAATATTCAGTGCTGGTGGTAAGAGAATGAGACCTGGTTTGGTCTTCCTCGTATCACAAGCCACTGCGGAACTAGCTGGCCTAAA GGAGCTTACGGTAGAGCATCGGCGTTTAGCTGAGATCATTGAGATGATTCACACCGCAAGTTTGATACACGACGATGTCTTAGACGAAAGTGATATGAGAAGAG GAAAGGAAACGGTTCACGAGCTTTTCGGAACAAGAGTAGCTGTGCTAGCTGGTGATTTCATGTTTGCTCAAGCGTCATGGTACTTGGCTAATCTTGAGAACCTAGAAGTCATTAAGCTCATAAGTCAG GTGATCAAAGACTTTGCAAGCGGTGAGATAAAGCAAGCATCGAGTTTATTCGACTGTGACGTCAAGCTCGATGACTACTTACTCAAGAGTTACTACAAGACAGCTTCATTAGTAGCTGCAAGCACCAAAGGAGCTGCAATATTCAGTAGCGTCGAAAGCGAAGTAGCAGAGCAAATGTATCAGTTCGGGAAAAATCTTGGATTATCTTTCCAAGTAGTTGATGACATTTTGGACTTCACTCAATCCTCAGAGCAGCTAGGGAAGCCTGCAGCAAATGATTTAGCTAAAGGTAACATAACGGCGCCAGTGATCTTCGCCCTAGAGAATGAGCCGAGGCTAAGAGAGATCATTGAGTCTGAGTTTTGCGAGCCTGGATCGCTTGAAGAAGCGATTGAAATGGTTAGAAGTGGTGGTGGGATCAAGAGAGCTCAAGAGTTGGCCAAGGAGAAAGCAGAGCTTGCTTTAACGAACTTGAGTTGTCTTCCTAGAAGTGGTTTCAGATCAGCTCTCGAGGATATGGTAATGTTTAATCTTGAAAGGATTGACTAG